From Halostella salina, a single genomic window includes:
- a CDS encoding DUF5806 family protein: protein MTDDAPPTADDERTPPVENRDGEDDTEAAPTDGGTPAAPADDDADAATGEGTDGESGGDGTESADPQPGVPEDVRKYDRFRKMDGAQYDRANEFLRDRTYITAREWAIARLCADFRTETGVEMTKIGENLPDLVPFMTDTYTPQAVNQARASFEEKVRKAGATFLYGAMCDFFTAEELDELMYETTEVAKFLLEVEGVDLSVEEELEAEDRISAVMREVRASSEQLRHEGTECPNCGHEIAGDD from the coding sequence ATGACCGACGACGCGCCGCCGACTGCCGACGACGAGCGGACGCCCCCTGTCGAGAACCGCGACGGAGAGGACGACACGGAGGCCGCGCCGACGGACGGCGGTACGCCCGCCGCCCCGGCCGACGACGACGCGGACGCCGCGACCGGCGAGGGGACGGACGGCGAATCCGGGGGAGACGGGACCGAGTCGGCCGACCCCCAGCCCGGCGTTCCGGAGGACGTGCGGAAGTACGACCGGTTCCGGAAGATGGACGGGGCGCAGTACGACCGCGCCAACGAGTTCCTGCGGGACCGCACGTACATCACCGCCCGCGAGTGGGCGATCGCGCGGCTCTGTGCCGACTTCCGCACGGAGACCGGCGTCGAGATGACGAAGATCGGCGAGAACCTGCCCGACCTGGTCCCCTTCATGACCGACACGTACACGCCGCAGGCGGTCAACCAGGCCCGCGCCTCCTTCGAGGAGAAGGTCCGGAAGGCCGGCGCTACCTTCCTCTACGGCGCGATGTGTGACTTCTTCACCGCTGAGGAGCTGGACGAACTGATGTACGAGACGACGGAGGTAGCGAAGTTCCTGCTGGAGGTCGAAGGCGTCGACCTCTCCGTCGAGGAGGAACTGGAGGCGGAGGACCGCATCTCGGCCGTGATGCGCGAGGTTCGGGCGTCGAGCGAACAGCTCCGCCACGAGGGGACGGAGTGCCCGAACTGCGGGCACGAGATCGCCGGCGACGACTGA